CTACATGACGAGCGCCAGCGCGCCGGACTGGGAATCGCAGGGCGTCGACGGCAGTGTCCTGATCGAGAAGCCCTTTGCGCCGGCGCAATTGGCCGCCGCCGTCTCGCAGCTGCTCGGTGGCGCGACATCGCCGGGTTGACGGGGGATAGTCTGGAAACCGCGCTTCGCAGGGCGAAAGCGGGGCGCGGTGTCAGGCTTCGCCGGAGCCGGAGAAGAGAACCGTCGGCGGGGTTGCGCGCGGGGGCGGCGAGGGTCGCCCGTAGCTCGATCCCGGTCTGCTCTTGAGATCATATCTTTGGGCCAGATCGAGAAGCCGCCGCCTGGTGAACGGGTCGGCCTTCTCCGCCAGATCGCGTGCCCGCTGCGCGAAGCCACTATAGAACTCTTCCATGACGCCACCCCACAACATCACCGAATGCCGATCTTCGATGGTCGGCGAGGCTCACGTCAAGAGATCGCTTGTGCCCGCCTCGCAAACGGCACTACGCTGACCGAGGCGGGGGAAGCCAAATGTCGCTGCTACATCCAATCCGGAAGCCGTGCCCGCACTGTGGGCGGCCGATGAAGCTTGTCGGCGACGAGGCTGCCAGAGGCGAGGAGCGCTACGTCTGCCCCGATTGCGACGACGATCCGCTGCACGATCCCGCCGCCCGGAAGTGGGTGGAAGGCCCGCTGCGGCCGCCGGCGAAATAGCGACCCGGGAAAAATCGGCCCGGCCCCGGTCCGGGCCTCGCAGAGCCAGGACTGGTAAGTTCGTCGTGGGCGCACCAACTCGTTTGTAGATGCCAAACGTGGGAGGCGCGATGTCGACGGGCGCAAAGCTGCTCGCGCGGAAGCAGGTGCTGCTCGAGCGACTGGAAAGCGGTCCTGGTCCGAACGAGCGGGAGGAAATCCAGGCGCTGCTCACCCAGATCGAGACGGCGCTGAACCTGCTCGAGCGGAGAGATGCGGCCGGTTCAAGCGACGAATGATCCGAGTTCGTATCGGTCACAGCGCGCTCAGGTCGTCCGGTACTTCCTTCGATCGCACGTTGCCGGTGCAGGCCCCGGGTGACGTTGGCGTCAGCTGGTAAGGCGCATCCATGACGTAGGGGCGCCGAAGCCGCTTATGGTAGTTGGATCATGCGGCTGCGGATGCGGTCGAGAAACCGATCGCTGGCTGTGGATTTCGGATGGACATCGGCCGGCGGTCGTCATTTCAATCGCCGTCTCGGTCGCTTCGGTTTCGGCGCGGCCCATAAGGTGGGACGACCTACCGCATCCCACAGACAGGCGCGTCGGTCGCCTTCCCTTCTTCGACGAGACGGCGAGGCGGGGTCGATCAAAAGGCGTTGGCAGAGTCACTCGCGCCTAGCGACGAAGAGGATCGACGTTATCCCTCAGGCCGACTTGTGCAGACGGCGATGCTGAGGGAAATACCATCGCATGACTTCTCGCAGGTTGTCGGAATCTCCCCGCGCCCAGTTGCGCATGATCTCGCAGCCGAAGGAGATCGCCGTGATGGGTCTTGCCCCGGCCTGAATCATTCGGTCGAACGCGCGCTCGTGCGCGGCCGGCGAAATGCCGCCGACGGCGTCGGCCACCGGATAGACCTCGTAGCCTTCCGCCAGCATGTCGAGGGTGGGAAAGGCCAGGCAGACCTCGGTCCAAAGTGCGCCGATAACCACCTTGCGCCGCCCCGTGTCCTGGACCGCCTTGCGGAAGTCATCGTCCTGCCACGCGTTGACGCCGGTGCGGTCGATTTCTTGCACTCCCGGCAGAGCCTCGCGGATCGCGGGAATCGTGCCCTCGTTCACTCCCATGTCGACCGCCACGGTCGAGAGCACCACGGGGATATTGTAGGCCTGAGCGAGTTTGCACAGCGCGACCGCATTGAGGGTGATCTCCTCGCGGGAGGATGAAGTCACGCTGGAATACTGCTCGGGCTGGTAGTCGATCAGGACCAGAACGCAGTTTTGGGGGGTCAGAAGCTGATCGGTCTTCGGATCGCGGACAGGTTCGGGCTGGGTCTTTGCCACGTTGTTCCTCATTCGAGTTTGAAGTGAAATGGTCGTTGTTGATGATCCAGACCTATATCAGAAAGATCTGGCGGCTGCGCGAGCCCGGGCGTCTGCCACCGCGACGACCGAGGACCACTTTCAAGGGACGGCTCGAGCATAGGAACGGCCGCGACGCGGAGGAGTTGATTGCATAGGCTGCGGATCTTGCGCGGCCTGCGTGGCTCCGCCCCCCAAGCCCCCAAAAGCCCCCCAAGGCGGGGCTGCGCTCGGTCCTCATCGAATGGGGCGCGCAGAAAGAGCCGAACACGCTTGAAGAAGCCGGCAAAAACGCGCGAAGAGCTTGAGTCCGCGATCAGGTTGGAGATGGAAGACATCTGCGAATGGCCTACGGGCATGGCCATCTCCGTAGCGCCCCACGAAGACTCATGGAAAGTCGTGATCATGACGGACGGTCCGCAAGATGCGGATCGATGCGACATGATCGAGACAATTGCCGAGAGACTGCGCGGCCAGTTCGACTTGAAAAGCTAGATCTTGGTAGGTCGAAGCTTCACAGCGCGCTCAGGTTGTCGGGCACGTCACCGAACTTCCGGATCAGCTTGGCGTCGCCGAAGTCGCCGCTGGACGGGTCCCCGGTCCGGGAGAACGCGACGGCGCCGGTGTTGCCGGGCTTCCGGGACAACGCCTCGGCCCGCATGACCGCGGCATTGGCGCTCACGCATTCCGTCGCCTCGCCGGCGGCCACGCCGTCGTCGGAGAAAACGAACGGTAGAGCGGCAGGCCTTTCATCATGATCAGGAGGGCCGTGAGCGCGCCGATCACGCGGCCGGTTCGATGTCCACACATGGCCCCTTTGGGACCTCTGGTGAGGTCCGGTATCGCGCCGCTATCAGGGCACGGCGGACCTCATACGCCCCTGATCTGCGGCGCGGAGTTTATGAGTCCACGCCCTTCTGTAATGGGCCCGATGATGTCAAGCCTCCCGAGTGAACGTCACGCCGCCGAGCTCATGCTTCTGTCCGTGGTCAACGCCTGGCCGCCACATCATGCTGTCAGAGGGAGCGGTGAGCCCATCACGCACGGTTGCCAG
The DNA window shown above is from Bradyrhizobium sp. CB1650 and carries:
- a CDS encoding hydrolase; translation: MAKTQPEPVRDPKTDQLLTPQNCVLVLIDYQPEQYSSVTSSSREEITLNAVALCKLAQAYNIPVVLSTVAVDMGVNEGTIPAIREALPGVQEIDRTGVNAWQDDDFRKAVQDTGRRKVVIGALWTEVCLAFPTLDMLAEGYEVYPVADAVGGISPAAHERAFDRMIQAGARPITAISFGCEIMRNWARGDSDNLREVMRWYFPQHRRLHKSA